The genomic DNA ATCCGCTCCAGCAAAACTCCATGTGTCGGGGGATGAACCCGCACATGGAGTTTTGTTTTCTGTTGTGATAATTTTGTGTTATACTTAATGTCTACTGAACAAATACGAATTTCAAATTTCGCTGCGGTAGATGATGTGTTATTAGCAAACAATATAGGAACACAAAAAAGGCGCAAAGAACCTTTTTCAGGTTCAGGACAATAACAGACATAGCGATACAGTGACGTGCTGTTTCCGACAGTCTCGCCACAATCAATCCGAGTCCGCACTTACGCTTTGCCAAACTAAACTTGCGTTCAACTTCGATACGTTCGCACTCGTCAAGGTAATTCTGTTTTTTATTCCTAATATCCTCTTTTTCACCTAATTTTGGCCTTCCGAGTGCCGGGCCGGAAAGCCGTATTCTGTGTTCGGAACAAAACTTAAGGTTATCACGATTTCGATAGATTTTGTCGGCAAGCACTCTTGCCGGATAATGTCCGGTACGTTCCCGGTAACGCTCAATCATCTCTGTCAGCTTTGTCGATTCGTTATACGCGTCGAATGAAATAAACTCAAGCCGCGTCCACCCTTCAACGACGCTGATGTCCAGTTTCGCGCCGAACTCGACAGGAGCCTTTGCTTTCCCGCGCAAAATCGGACGGATCCACGGTTGAGACAGACTCACTATACGATCGGGAACACTGTGTACGCGGTTGTCAAACATATACTTTTGCTGTTCGTAAATCTTCTCTATTGTTTTCAGCTGTTCCGCTTGCCTAATCGTCAGTTTTGCACTGTTTTCAGATATTATTTTTATGTTTTCAAGGTTTCTCCTGATGTATCCAAGCTGTTTCCCAATAGCTTTACGTATCTTTTTTGCGGTTGGTTTGCGGGTGCGGGATATTTTGAGAAAATTCTTATGCGCTTTTTTTCGGTATGTACGGGGCTTTTTTGTTCCTGGAACATGCAAGGTATCAATCAGTTCCTCAGTCGCTTCACGAGCGCTGTTTAAAAGCTTTGTGTCCTGCGGAAAGCTGATCTGCGATGGCGCGCAGGTCGCGTCGACTATCATGGTTCCGCCGTTTTGCGGAGGCTCCGGCTTGTCATCTTCATCATTGTCGTCATTGTGATCAGTATAATCATTCTCATCTTCCAATGGCATTGGGGCTTCTTTAACAGCTTTTTCGA from Oscillospiraceae bacterium includes the following:
- a CDS encoding IS5 family transposase; translation: MQGKWPKHVKKLALGGDEMYKYSNGQISLEDFKQPIGMNLKESNRWVKKAQTIPWLEIEKRYAALFKNRKGNVAKPLRMALGACIVQAEYGYSDEEITLQLQENPYLQYFCGYLEYDDNRLPFDPSLMVYFRKRLTPEILGEINEMIIEKAVKEAPMPLEDENDYTDHNDDNDEDDKPEPPQNGGTMIVDATCAPSQISFPQDTKLLNSAREATEELIDTLHVPGTKKPRTYRKKAHKNFLKISRTRKPTAKKIRKAIGKQLGYIRRNLENIKIISENSAKLTIRQAEQLKTIEKIYEQQKYMFDNRVHSVPDRIVSLSQPWIRPILRGKAKAPVEFGAKLDISVVEGWTRLEFISFDAYNESTKLTEMIERYRERTGHYPARVLADKIYRNRDNLKFCSEHRIRLSGPALGRPKLGEKEDIRNKKQNYLDECERIEVERKFSLAKRKCGLGLIVARLSETARHCIAMSVIVLNLKKVLCAFFVFLYCLLITHHLPQRNLKFVFVQ